GCGATCTCCTCGGCGCGGGCGAGCGCGCGCGGCGACATCAGCGCGACCCAGAGCCCGCCGTCGGAGGCGAAGCACTTCTGCGGCGCGAAGTAGTAGGCGTCGACCTCGTGCAGGTCGACCGGCAGGCCGCCGGCGCCGGACGTCGCGTCGACGAGGACGAGCGCGTCGTCGTCGATCCCGGCCGGTCGCCGCACGGGCGCCATGACGGCCGTCGAGGTCTCGTTGTGGGCCCAGGCGTACGCGTCGACGCCCTCCTCGGAGACCGCCTCGGGACGCGAGCCCGGCTCGCTGGTGATCACCGTCGGGTCGGCCAGCCACGGCGCCTTCTTCGCCGACGTGGCGAACTTGGAGGAGAACTCACCGAACGACAGGTGCTGGCTCTTCTCCCGGACCAGCCCGAAGCACGCGATGTCCCAGAAGGCCGTGGCGCCGCCGTTGCCGAGCACGACCTCGTAGCCCTCGGGCAGGTCGAAGAGCGCGGCGAGGCCCTCGCGGACCCGGCCGACCGTCTTCTTCACCGGCGCCTGCCGGTGGGAGGTGCCCATCAGGGTGTCGCCGGTGGCGGCGAGCGCGTCGAGGTGGCTGGTCTGGATCTTGGACGGGCCGGCTCCGAAGCGGCCGTCGGCCGGGAGCAGCTCGGCGGGGATCTGGATGGCGTCGGTCATCGATGAACCTCACGTGGATCACGGTGGATGCGGAAGGGCGGTCCTGACGACGCTGTCAGCGCGCCTATTCTGTCACCCGCGCGCACGCGCCGGACGACAGGGGACGAAGCATGGACGACCGCACCACACCGGGACTGGCGAACCAGTCGAGCGTACGCACGGCGTTCCGCGTCCTCGGCCCCGTGATCCTGCTCGTCGGGCTCGGCTTCGTCGTCGTCGGCTTCGTCGACTTCTTCGGGTCGATGAACTCCTTCCAGGGCCCGGACAAGTTCTGGATGCTCTTCGTCGGGCTGCCGGTCCTGTTCGTGGGCGGTGCCCTCACCCAGGCCGGCTACGCCGGCACCGCCGCGCGCTACGTCGCCGGCGAGACGATGCCGGTGGTCAAGGACTCCGCCACCTACCTCAGCGACGGTCGCGGCATCGCCGGGATCGGCCGCACCGAGGAGGCAGCCGCCGCCACCGGCCCGTACTGCCGCCAGTGCGGCACCCGCAACGACGCCGACGCACGCTTCTGCGACTCCTGCGGGCAGTCGCTTGCCTGAGACCGACGGCTGGGTCGTCGAGCGCCGGTCGATCACCCACCCCGACGCGGCCGCGCTCGTCGAGGCGGTCCAGCAGGAGTACGTCGCGCGCTACGGCGGGCGCGACGAGTCGCCCGTCGACCCGCGCGACTTCGAGGACCCGCTCGGCCGGTTCTTCGTCGGCTACCTCGACGGGGAGCCGGTCGCCACCGGGGCGTGGCGTCGCAGCCCGGTGCGGGCGCTCGGCGCCGACGTCACCGCCGAGGTGAAGCGGATGTACGTCGTCCCTGCGGCCCAGCGTCGCGGCCTCGCGCGCCGGATGCTCGCGCACCTCGAGGCGACCGCCGCCGCGGAGGGCATCGAGGCACTGGTCCTCGAGACTGGCATGAAGCAGCCGGAGGCGATCGAGCTCTACCTCTCCTCCGGCTACGAGCCGGTCCCGGGGTTCGGGCACTACTGCGGCTCCGAGCTGAGCCGCTGCTTCGGCCGCCGGATCTGACCTCCCTCGGGCCCCTTGCGAACTACACATCTGTACTTCTCGCGAACCCCGGACACCCCGTTTCCACCGCGCCTACGGTCGCTGAGGCACATGGGGTTGCCGGGGAAGGTGGGACGAGGTCATGGGTGTGGTCGGACGACTGGTCACGGTGATCGTCGCCGGCGTCGTGATGACGTCGGGCGCGGTCACGGCGGCCTCCGCCGCCGACGGCGGACCCGACCGGCGCACGGTCACCAGCTCCGCGCCGTACCTCATGCCGGTCGAGGACTACGCCTCCTACCAGCCGCAGACCAGGTGCCGGCAGACGCCGAAGCCGGGCATCCTGATGCTCGCCGACTGGCTCGTCGCCCGCGGCGGCGGCTACGGCCCGATCAGCCGGTCCTGCTCCGGCGGGGGCACCAGCGAGCACAAGGAGTCGCGCGCGTTCGACTGGCTGCTCGACGCCACCGACCCTGCCGACCAGGCGCTCGCCGC
This genomic interval from Nocardioides palaemonis contains the following:
- the serC gene encoding phosphoserine transaminase — protein: MTDAIQIPAELLPADGRFGAGPSKIQTSHLDALAATGDTLMGTSHRQAPVKKTVGRVREGLAALFDLPEGYEVVLGNGGATAFWDIACFGLVREKSQHLSFGEFSSKFATSAKKAPWLADPTVITSEPGSRPEAVSEEGVDAYAWAHNETSTAVMAPVRRPAGIDDDALVLVDATSGAGGLPVDLHEVDAYYFAPQKCFASDGGLWVALMSPRALARAEEIAATDRYVPPFFDLPTAIDNSSKNQTYNTPSVATLFLMAEQLDWMNGQGGLKAMVERTTASSDALYGWAERTAYTTPYVADPVDRSLVIGTIDFDDSIDAAAIAATLRANGVVDTEPYRKLGRNQLRVAMYPAIDPSDVEKLTAAIDFVVDKL
- a CDS encoding zinc ribbon domain-containing protein, whose amino-acid sequence is MDDRTTPGLANQSSVRTAFRVLGPVILLVGLGFVVVGFVDFFGSMNSFQGPDKFWMLFVGLPVLFVGGALTQAGYAGTAARYVAGETMPVVKDSATYLSDGRGIAGIGRTEEAAAATGPYCRQCGTRNDADARFCDSCGQSLA
- a CDS encoding GNAT family N-acetyltransferase yields the protein MPETDGWVVERRSITHPDAAALVEAVQQEYVARYGGRDESPVDPRDFEDPLGRFFVGYLDGEPVATGAWRRSPVRALGADVTAEVKRMYVVPAAQRRGLARRMLAHLEATAAAEGIEALVLETGMKQPEAIELYLSSGYEPVPGFGHYCGSELSRCFGRRI